A region of the Tissierellales bacterium genome:
TGATTTATATATTGAGGCTAATGAGAATTATAGAATTCAAGTAAAAAATTACCCTAGTACTACATTGGATGACATTGTTATAACCAGAGACAGTGTTCGAATCAAAGGAAACTCTAATGACTACAATCAAGAAGAGAATAATATTGTAATAATTAATACTGATCAGATTGATACTGATTCAGAGTTCATGGGGTTTCCAGCAAGGAAAGTAAACGGAATTGTGATAATACCACTAACTCCCATTGATATACAAGATCTACTTGATGAAATGTTCAGTACTGAAAGTAGAGAAGTTCAGATAATTCAGTTCGCATTTTCTATGGTAACTTCTTCAAAATTTGTAATAAATGAAGAAGAACTTCCAAAAGTGATTAGAATGTCTTTAGACTTAAGTGAAAGAACAATCTTAATACGAGAACCATTAGATAAAGTGAAAAAGGGAATTTTATGGATATGTGGCAAGCCTGGCGTAGGTAAGAGTCATTATGTTGAAGAGTTGATTCAAAAGTATAATGATGCAATAGTATATAGATTTTGGACTGGGTCTCAAGATGAACGACTTATGAAACGATTGCAATTTGATGCATTTTTAGATGATGTGGCACTAGGAGTTTTCAATTCTCCAAGGAGTTACACTATTGATGAATTGATTCAAGAGATTATCAGACAAGAGAAAATATTAATTATTGATGGTCTTGATCATGTTGAAAATTATAATCCGAAAGAACTTCAATTATTCATAGACTTTATTGATTCATTGGAAGAGGCTCGTATGGTCGTTTTGTCAAGACCACTTTTAGCCAAGGTTAGTTGGAAATTGACGGAATTGATAAATTGGAGTTTTGACGAAACTGCATTATATTTGGCTATGGCTTACAACATCTGTGAATACAGAGTTGTTAAGAAAATCTATGAAGTTACTGATGGTTATCCGATAATCACTTACTTTATTGCTGAACATTACATAAAGCATAAAGTGATCAATATTGCGCTAGAGATTGAAGACATAAATCAATATTATGATATATTGATTGAAAAAGTTAATCCAAAATCGTTATTATCTATTTTTGCAACAAACAATAGTTTCTTTACAGAGTCTGAACTTAGTACTATTCTTGAAGAATCTTTCGTGGTAGATGCAATCATGGATTTTATTGAAGTGCATCCATACTTGTTTAAAAGGACGCTGAATAGGATTTCTTTAATTCATGATAGTTTTAACACATATTTGCGACATCAACTTGAAAGTTATCCAGAATTAGAAGGCAAAGTGAATCAGTTTGTACAGAATAGTTTGTTGAGTGGAGAAGTTAATTTCATGTCAAGATTGTCTTCATTTGAACTTAGTGAAGATTTCTATAAAAAACTATTATGGATGTATAGCGAGGTTGATAATTTTTCAGCCTTACTTGAAAGAACTTTTGATTATAATTCAATAACTTCATTTTACGGCCAGCTACAGAAGTTATTGGAGAAACGAGAAGGAGTACTAGATTTATATCAATATTATTCATTTGTCTTGGTTTATCAAATGGCTAATCGGAATGACTTAATTGGATATGATGGTTTAGTGTATCAGATTCTTGTATATATGAATAATCATGTAACTATAGAGGAAGAAATATTTAGTTCGGGTGTTTTATGGAATACTTACATCCTTTTAAAGTTGCAAGATGAAGCATCGTATAAAAGGTATTTGGCAGATAGCATGTATGATTCTAATCAAATTAATAAACTATATGAGACATTAAATGATGAACAATCTTACTTTGATAAAAGGAAAAACAAGCCAAACTACAAAGAAACATTAGAAAAGTTACAAGATAATGATATATTCGGATTTGATAAGCAAGATATCTTAATAAGACATATGGTTCAAGTCTGGATTAATCAAGACCAAGAGAATATCTATTTCAAAATATTGGATGAATACTTGAATAATGATGAAAGCATAGCAACATACCAATTAAGGAAAATCGTCGAAGAGAATGGTATTGAAGGTAGATGGTCAGCCAGAATGTTGGCATCAGTTAAATACCAACTAAATGAACTAGGTGAATTAGGAGAGAAGAATTTCTTTTATGGTAAAACTCTTGACGGTATTATAAGGGAATATGCTCCAAATGGATCTTTTGAAGCAGTAGGGTATGCGCAATCCTTTATAAGGTTAGCAAATCATGAGAAGAGACATATTGATATTTATTCAGTTAATCGAGTGTGGGCAATGTACTATAATCGAAAAGATTACAGTGTATATACTTTGGATAGTGCATTAAGGGTGTTTGAGAAATTTGGTTTTTTAGAAGAATTAAAATCGATTGATATACTAAGAACAGTTATGAATCAAAGTGAAAAAGGGATTAGACATCTACTTAGAAACTATATAGATATGAAAGATGAATCACTAATACATAAATTAGATCAAATTGGCACATTTGATGATAGTGATTTTCCGTTAGATATATTCGATTTAATACCTGAGAAAATAAATTGCCTTGATATTAAACACATTGATCGAAGAATATCTGAACTGCTCTCATACCATAATTATGGTGAAAACATTGAGTATCATGAAATAAGAAATGCATTACATAGTAAATACTGTAGTCGCGTTCTCGATGCCATAGATTACTTTGACTACAAAATATATGGGGCGATTGAGGATAAAGGTATTGAAGAATTGATCACATATAAGGGAATAGAAATCTTAAAAGAAGCAAAAGAAGAAAAAAGAAAATATATTCCATTTGAGCATGGGTGTATTCATGAAGCAGACATAGAGTATATTCATGATAATAATATTGGATATCTTGAAGTATCGAGATATACTGATGGATGGTATTCTTGTTTACCTTTCATTGACTTATATTCTTACTATAACCTAGATGATATCAAAAAGTCATACTTAGAAATATTACATAATGCAATGTTTGCGATAGTATCTGATAGAGAGTACATTGGTAATTGGTATTTATTGATTGGGAATATACCACAATTTCTTAATCAGTATGAACTAGAAATTGACTGGCATAGAATGTATGAAATAATGAAATGGTTTTTAAGAGAATCACTGATATATGACATAGAAGATAATGAGTAATAGGAATAGATTCATAGAGGTTGGATATGAAATTCGGGAGATTTTAATTCATAAATTTATAATTCTGTATGATTGCTAATTCTCATAAACCGCCGTTGCACATAGTACGGAGAACCGTATCATAAATAGTCCCAAACCGATTATATGATGAGTTATTTACTGATAAGATTAAGTTTATTATGACTCTGAATAGCGGTAATAAATTGATAAGACAAGTTGTTTGATAGTAGATATTGACATAGGTAATAATTCGGTTAGATAAATCGATTGGCGAGAATGAAGTTGTAATTATAATGATAATGATATTTATGAGTAATAGGAAGAATAATTAATTTTTAGAGAAATAACGTGAATATAATAGCGTTGTTTTTTGTTGACAAATAATACCATAGAGAGCAATATGTAATTAAGTTGTAAATATAACGATTAGAAATATAATAAAATCTCTTACTAGATGTGAAGAAGCGTTATATTCTTCTGGAGGGCGTGTAGAACTAACATAAATTATACTGAATTGACAAAAATGAGAACCGCTAAAAGGGTAGTATGAGTAAGTAAGATATATTTCAAAAGAGTATAAACGTGAATGGGTATGATGTCATGCATAATCTGTCGTTGGGGGAGAAAAATATGAAAAAGAAATACTATAAGCAAATGGATAAAAGGATAGATGGTGAAATTAAGAAAGCAAGAGCGGATAGGATTAAGTTCTTTAATATCCAAGAAGAACGGCTCAAATCAAGTAAAGAAGAATACAAGGACTCGTTATCATTTGAAAAGAGATGTGAAAACAACCTATCCTATGAAAAGAAGTACTCAGAGTTTAAACATAATTCATATAATTTTGTATTATTTAAGGATACAAAGTGGGGTAAAACTGCTGCGATGAGTGAGGAGCATTACATAGAAGTACGTGAGAAAAGTTTTTTTTATGTGGACTTTACCAACTGTGAGTTTACGAATATCATTTTTAATGGTTGCCACTTTATAGGTTGTAGGTTTGAAAAGTGTACAACAAATAGTGGTAAAGTGATTTTTCAGAACTGTTGTCTAAGGGATCATGAAATGGAGTACAATGGTACTACTCATCAGAACACTCAAATATCGACCGAATTTTGTAACTGTAGTATGTTACAAATAGATATACGTAATTCTCTTGCTGATGGTCTTATATTTGATTCATGTACCATCATGCTCAGCACAATGAAAGAAAACGAGATGCCAAATATAATATTTAACAATTGTGGCTTTTATGGACTCACTATAGAAGATTGTAAATTGAATGGTGCACAGATTAAAGGCACTACTAATTATGAACTAATATTTCTAAAATCAATACTTGATGGAGAAGTTGACACTGATGTTTATATAAGCAAGTTAAGTTTGAAAGGTTACAGGAAGAGGATTAAGGATGAGTATAAAAGACAGATGGAGTCAAGTTCATTGGATTTAATGAAAGAGAATGAGTTTATTAGAGATAAATACAGTGAAGTTGCAAAGCTATTTTATACAATTTCTGCTGTATTAAAAATTAGTAATTTCAATGATGACTATTCACGAGAATATTCATACATGCATAACAAGTATTTAATGATGACGAAACGTGATTTCTGGGATAAAAGTGTTCTTTTTTTAGGGTGGATACTATTTGGTTTTGGTGAAAGGATGAGCAGATTTGTATTTTGGGCATCTGGGTATGTTCTGATTTTCACCATAATATATATGTTTACCGGTATAAAAAATTCATCTGGTGAGGTTATTAAGTATGTATTAGAAGGTGGTACACCTGTACCAGTTAGTGAAATTATCAATGATTTTTTTGAATGTATGCACTTTAGTATTATT
Encoded here:
- a CDS encoding RNA helicase domain-containing protein; translated protein: MGQVARNALKGYTFQHYIFTLFVAKMDVERKIKKIESETIISGNFDDLYIEANENYRIQVKNYPSTTLDDIVITRDSVRIKGNSNDYNQEENNIVIINTDQIDTDSEFMGFPARKVNGIVIIPLTPIDIQDLLDEMFSTESREVQIIQFAFSMVTSSKFVINEEELPKVIRMSLDLSERTILIREPLDKVKKGILWICGKPGVGKSHYVEELIQKYNDAIVYRFWTGSQDERLMKRLQFDAFLDDVALGVFNSPRSYTIDELIQEIIRQEKILIIDGLDHVENYNPKELQLFIDFIDSLEEARMVVLSRPLLAKVSWKLTELINWSFDETALYLAMAYNICEYRVVKKIYEVTDGYPIITYFIAEHYIKHKVINIALEIEDINQYYDILIEKVNPKSLLSIFATNNSFFTESELSTILEESFVVDAIMDFIEVHPYLFKRTLNRISLIHDSFNTYLRHQLESYPELEGKVNQFVQNSLLSGEVNFMSRLSSFELSEDFYKKLLWMYSEVDNFSALLERTFDYNSITSFYGQLQKLLEKREGVLDLYQYYSFVLVYQMANRNDLIGYDGLVYQILVYMNNHVTIEEEIFSSGVLWNTYILLKLQDEASYKRYLADSMYDSNQINKLYETLNDEQSYFDKRKNKPNYKETLEKLQDNDIFGFDKQDILIRHMVQVWINQDQENIYFKILDEYLNNDESIATYQLRKIVEENGIEGRWSARMLASVKYQLNELGELGEKNFFYGKTLDGIIREYAPNGSFEAVGYAQSFIRLANHEKRHIDIYSVNRVWAMYYNRKDYSVYTLDSALRVFEKFGFLEELKSIDILRTVMNQSEKGIRHLLRNYIDMKDESLIHKLDQIGTFDDSDFPLDIFDLIPEKINCLDIKHIDRRISELLSYHNYGENIEYHEIRNALHSKYCSRVLDAIDYFDYKIYGAIEDKGIEELITYKGIEILKEAKEEKRKYIPFEHGCIHEADIEYIHDNNIGYLEVSRYTDGWYSCLPFIDLYSYYNLDDIKKSYLEILHNAMFAIVSDREYIGNWYLLIGNIPQFLNQYELEIDWHRMYEIMKWFLRESLIYDIEDNE
- a CDS encoding ion channel produces the protein MKKKYYKQMDKRIDGEIKKARADRIKFFNIQEERLKSSKEEYKDSLSFEKRCENNLSYEKKYSEFKHNSYNFVLFKDTKWGKTAAMSEEHYIEVREKSFFYVDFTNCEFTNIIFNGCHFIGCRFEKCTTNSGKVIFQNCCLRDHEMEYNGTTHQNTQISTEFCNCSMLQIDIRNSLADGLIFDSCTIMLSTMKENEMPNIIFNNCGFYGLTIEDCKLNGAQIKGTTNYELIFLKSILDGEVDTDVYISKLSLKGYRKRIKDEYKRQMESSSLDLMKENEFIRDKYSEVAKLFYTISAVLKISNFNDDYSREYSYMHNKYLMMTKRDFWDKSVLFLGWILFGFGERMSRFVFWASGYVLIFTIIYMFTGIKNSSGEVIKYVLEGGTPVPVSEIINDFFECMHFSIITFSTVGYGNITPYGWSLLVSAVQIISGVALVALFTSVIVKKFLR